A single Bacillus sp. OxB-1 DNA region contains:
- a CDS encoding DsbA family protein: MNRRILLDNPISPTSATTRPIELYVFIDPLCNDCWLLQPILRKLQIQYERYFTLRIALRTSMPTMNMKCLEANEDPKACSKLHPSFPSIAVKAAEFQGKRAGFRFLSKMLEYSFLKSRNVSSFSVLVEIAEKVNLDVDEFIRDFSSKNVLRALQVDLYLAREMEVETAPTFVYFNENIEDEGLKVSGLYTFAVYEQILGELLGESLSPDPPPTLDDLLHRFDTMTTEEIADIYQISEKSAERELKKRLLQQHVERLLVQDTTLWRRKPTTL, encoded by the coding sequence GTGAATCGGCGAATACTTTTGGACAATCCAATCAGTCCGACGTCTGCGACGACCCGGCCGATTGAACTGTATGTTTTCATCGATCCGCTTTGTAACGACTGCTGGTTGCTGCAGCCGATTTTGCGTAAATTGCAAATCCAGTACGAGCGCTATTTCACACTTCGGATTGCTCTTCGGACATCCATGCCGACGATGAACATGAAATGTCTTGAAGCGAATGAGGATCCGAAGGCTTGTAGTAAACTACACCCTTCCTTTCCAAGCATTGCTGTCAAAGCCGCCGAGTTTCAAGGAAAGCGGGCCGGTTTCCGGTTTCTCTCCAAGATGTTGGAATATTCATTTTTAAAATCTCGCAATGTCTCCTCCTTTTCAGTTCTCGTGGAGATTGCGGAAAAGGTCAATCTGGACGTCGATGAATTCATCCGGGATTTTTCTTCCAAAAACGTCCTGCGTGCTTTACAAGTGGATTTATATTTAGCAAGAGAAATGGAAGTCGAAACAGCCCCGACCTTTGTCTATTTTAATGAAAATATCGAAGATGAAGGCTTGAAAGTGAGCGGTCTCTACACCTTTGCCGTGTATGAACAAATTCTCGGAGAGCTCCTCGGGGAGTCCCTATCCCCCGATCCGCCTCCGACACTCGATGATCTGCTCCATCGTTTCGACACCATGACGACGGAAGAGATCGCCGACATTTACCAAATATCCGAAAAATCTGCGGAGCGCGAACTCAAAAAACGCCTCCTGCAACAACATGTGGAACGTCTCCTTGTCCAGGACACTACGCTGTGGCGTAGAAAGCCTACGACTTTATAA
- a CDS encoding ABC transporter ATP-binding protein, which yields MVEKLLEIKNLKQYFNVGKKNEVRAVDDISFDIYRGETLGLVGESGCGKSTTGRTIIRLYEATGGEVIYDGVDVHAKKSKKELKRFNQKMQMIFQDPYASLNPRMKVLDIIAEGLDIHGLAKNSKERTARVYELLETVGLNREHANRYPHEFSGGQRQRLGIARALAVDPEFIIADEPISALDVSIQAQVVNLLKELQEEKGLTYLFIAHDLSMVKYISDRIGVMYFGKLVELGPADDIYKSPLHPYTRSLLSAIPLPDPEYERTRLRKTYDPTSHQYGEGEEVKMREVNPGHYVLCSKREYREMTAGK from the coding sequence ATGGTCGAGAAGTTGTTAGAAATAAAAAACTTGAAACAATACTTTAATGTAGGTAAAAAAAATGAAGTGCGTGCAGTCGATGATATTTCCTTTGACATTTACCGGGGAGAGACACTCGGTCTGGTCGGTGAATCGGGTTGTGGAAAATCAACGACAGGCCGTACGATCATACGTCTTTACGAAGCGACAGGCGGCGAAGTCATCTATGATGGTGTTGACGTTCACGCCAAAAAGTCGAAAAAGGAACTGAAACGTTTTAACCAGAAAATGCAGATGATCTTCCAGGACCCGTACGCCTCACTGAACCCGAGGATGAAAGTGCTCGACATCATCGCGGAAGGGTTGGATATCCACGGCTTGGCCAAAAACTCGAAGGAACGGACAGCGCGTGTGTACGAACTACTGGAAACGGTCGGCTTGAATCGCGAACATGCGAATCGCTATCCTCATGAATTCTCCGGCGGACAGCGCCAACGTCTCGGAATTGCCCGCGCACTTGCGGTCGACCCGGAATTCATTATCGCGGATGAGCCGATTTCCGCCTTGGACGTTTCCATCCAAGCGCAAGTCGTCAATCTGCTGAAGGAACTGCAAGAGGAAAAAGGGTTGACGTATTTGTTCATCGCCCATGATCTTTCGATGGTGAAATATATATCGGACCGGATCGGTGTCATGTACTTCGGGAAGCTGGTCGAACTGGGACCGGCGGATGACATTTATAAATCGCCGCTCCACCCGTATACCCGATCATTGCTCTCCGCCATTCCATTGCCTGACCCCGAATATGAACGGACCCGGTTGCGGAAAACCTACGACCCTACCTCCCACCAATACGGAGAGGGAGAAGAGGTAAAGATGCGGGAAGTGAACCCCGGCCATTATGTTCTTTGTTCAAAGCGGGAATATCGGGAAATGACAGCTGGAAAATGA
- the mecA gene encoding adaptor protein MecA — MEIERINENTVKFFLSYIDIEERGFTREEVWYNRDKSEELFWEMMDEINDEGDFEIEGPLWIQVHAMSGGIEVTVTRAQMPSDGQQLEPPFEMDDPRKMFQPDGDVFDEMTDLVNEEDENGFDWIDNMFVFKDFEELIQLASRMSGYDKAKTALYSFEDKYYLYLTYDPDSAQDFRKTDLFSVISEFGNASNVTIHRLQEYGTLVIESDVFQTIEKYFS, encoded by the coding sequence ATGGAAATAGAACGCATCAATGAGAATACAGTTAAGTTTTTCCTATCATATATCGATATTGAAGAACGCGGGTTCACCCGTGAAGAAGTATGGTATAACCGTGATAAAAGCGAGGAGTTATTCTGGGAAATGATGGACGAAATCAATGATGAAGGCGATTTCGAGATCGAAGGGCCTTTATGGATCCAAGTCCATGCAATGAGCGGCGGCATCGAAGTGACGGTGACGCGGGCGCAAATGCCTTCTGACGGTCAGCAATTGGAACCCCCGTTTGAAATGGATGACCCTCGAAAGATGTTCCAACCGGACGGTGACGTGTTTGATGAAATGACAGATCTGGTGAACGAGGAAGATGAAAACGGATTTGATTGGATCGATAATATGTTCGTCTTTAAAGATTTCGAAGAGTTGATTCAACTGGCGAGCCGCATGTCGGGATATGATAAGGCCAAAACCGCGTTGTATTCGTTTGAAGATAAGTATTACTTGTATCTGACTTATGATCCGGATTCTGCACAAGACTTCCGTAAGACTGATTTGTTCAGCGTTATATCCGAGTTTGGTAACGCATCGAACGTAACCATCCATCGCCTTCAAGAATACGGCACTCTCGTAATAGAATCTGACGTTTTTCAAACGATTGAAAAATACTTTTCATAA
- a CDS encoding NAD kinase: MKFAVQSRNDKLSNELMEQAKKYLTEFGLVFDEEEPEIVLSIGGDGTLLHAFHKYIHRLEDTSFVGIHTGHLGFYADWKPSEIEKLVIAIARKEYEAADYPLLEVTINYQHYQKSTKYLALNESTVKSPEVTFVMDVELNGEHFERFRGDGLCISTPSGSTAYNKALGGAIIHPAIPALQLTEMASINNRVFRTVGSPLVLPKHHSLMLVPVNGPDFMLTIDHLQLLHKDVKSIEYKVAEEKVRFARFRPFPFWKRVSDSFVASEVENE, from the coding sequence ATGAAATTCGCAGTCCAGTCAAGAAATGATAAATTATCGAACGAACTGATGGAGCAGGCCAAAAAATATTTGACAGAGTTTGGCTTGGTTTTTGATGAAGAAGAGCCGGAAATCGTCCTTTCAATCGGCGGCGACGGCACGCTCCTCCACGCGTTCCATAAATATATCCATCGTCTGGAGGATACGTCGTTCGTCGGGATACATACGGGCCATCTCGGATTCTACGCGGATTGGAAACCTTCTGAAATTGAAAAACTTGTCATCGCCATTGCGCGGAAAGAATACGAAGCGGCGGATTATCCGTTGCTCGAGGTGACGATAAATTATCAGCATTACCAGAAGAGCACCAAATATTTGGCGCTGAATGAATCGACAGTCAAGTCTCCGGAAGTGACGTTCGTCATGGACGTCGAGTTGAACGGGGAGCATTTTGAGCGGTTCCGGGGCGACGGGTTATGTATTTCCACGCCATCCGGCTCCACCGCTTATAATAAAGCGCTCGGGGGAGCCATCATCCATCCGGCCATCCCGGCACTTCAATTGACGGAAATGGCATCCATCAATAACCGGGTCTTCCGGACGGTCGGCTCGCCGCTCGTTTTGCCGAAACACCATAGCTTGATGCTTGTTCCGGTGAACGGGCCCGATTTCATGTTGACGATCGACCATCTGCAACTGCTTCATAAAGATGTCAAGTCGATTGAATACAAAGTAGCGGAAGAAAAAGTCCGGTTTGCCAGATTCCGGCCATTCCCTTTCTGGAAAAGGGTCTCCGATTCATTCGTGGCGAGTGAAGTGGAAAATGAATAA
- a CDS encoding competence protein CoiA gives MLTALDQEDNWIVLLPSMNRERLRQMRNTQRFYCPQCKNSVHLKVGDIVIPHFAHQQTTSCSGAFSEGESLPHLLGKQQLFTFFQKHAEHVEMEPFVQRISQRPDLLVTLHPEQVPIEFQCSPIPISRMEERTAGYRGAGLEPFWLLHTPDKHRQQHLGIDIFQFSRFHELFFTHHPPEGSVLITYHPETKFFHYFSNLIHIAGRRYIGNHRKLSISHQTLPFSRPKAPTEEEIQRYADLYRAARASFLKNRIWMNRKGLNDAFLRACYEMRFIPSELPAWIGMPIRGSEAFREHDCEWQTAFIHDVRKQKLPKKQLSNYPIQKFIRRYDGNKEKMEKACIAYRDFLIRSRVDILKNRDELVEDCLIKVLAGRFLAIPSEY, from the coding sequence TTGTTGACCGCTCTTGATCAAGAGGACAATTGGATCGTCCTTCTCCCTTCGATGAACCGGGAAAGATTGCGCCAGATGAGAAACACGCAGCGGTTTTATTGCCCGCAATGTAAGAATTCCGTTCACCTGAAAGTTGGCGACATCGTCATCCCGCATTTCGCCCATCAGCAAACGACTTCGTGTTCCGGTGCTTTTTCCGAAGGGGAGTCTTTGCCGCACTTACTTGGAAAGCAACAGTTGTTCACTTTTTTTCAGAAGCATGCAGAGCATGTGGAAATGGAGCCGTTTGTCCAACGGATTTCCCAGCGCCCTGATCTTCTCGTAACACTTCATCCTGAACAAGTTCCGATTGAATTCCAATGCAGTCCCATTCCCATCTCCCGGATGGAAGAGAGGACGGCTGGTTATCGCGGGGCCGGTCTGGAACCGTTTTGGTTGCTGCATACACCGGACAAGCATCGCCAGCAACACCTCGGAATTGATATATTTCAATTTTCCCGTTTTCATGAGCTGTTCTTCACCCACCATCCCCCTGAAGGCTCCGTATTAATCACCTACCATCCTGAAACTAAATTTTTCCATTATTTCAGCAACCTGATCCATATTGCTGGCAGACGATACATTGGCAATCATCGAAAGTTGTCGATTTCCCATCAGACCCTCCCGTTCTCGCGCCCTAAGGCACCTACGGAGGAAGAAATCCAAAGGTACGCCGATTTGTACCGGGCGGCCCGCGCCTCTTTTCTGAAAAACCGCATCTGGATGAATCGCAAAGGCCTGAACGATGCTTTTTTACGAGCATGCTATGAGATGCGTTTCATTCCATCCGAATTGCCTGCTTGGATTGGCATGCCCATTCGAGGTTCGGAAGCATTCCGGGAACATGACTGTGAATGGCAAACGGCGTTCATCCATGATGTCCGAAAACAAAAGTTGCCGAAAAAGCAACTTTCTAATTATCCAATCCAAAAATTCATCAGGCGCTATGACGGAAATAAAGAGAAAATGGAAAAGGCTTGCATTGCCTATCGTGATTTCCTGATCCGGTCCCGTGTCGATATTCTCAAGAATCGCGATGAACTCGTCGAAGACTGTCTAATCAAGGTTCTAGCAGGAAGATTCCTTGCAATACCAAGCGAATATTGA
- the spxA gene encoding transcriptional regulator SpxA: MVTLFTSPSCTSCRKAKAWLEEHEIPYTERNIFSEPLNINEIKEILRMTEDGTDEIISTRSKIFQKLNIDVESLPLQRLYELIQEHPGLLRRPIILDEKRLQVGYNEDEIRRFLPRKVRAYQLQEARRMVN; encoded by the coding sequence ATGGTTACATTATTCACATCACCTAGCTGTACGTCATGCAGAAAAGCGAAAGCATGGTTGGAGGAACATGAAATTCCATATACAGAGCGCAATATTTTTTCAGAGCCATTAAATATAAATGAAATCAAAGAAATCTTGCGGATGACGGAAGACGGGACAGACGAAATCATTTCCACTCGTTCAAAAATCTTCCAGAAGCTGAACATCGACGTAGAGAGCCTTCCGCTCCAACGGCTATATGAATTGATCCAGGAGCATCCAGGCCTCCTTAGACGACCAATCATTCTAGATGAAAAGAGATTGCAGGTAGGGTACAATGAAGATGAAATCCGTCGTTTCCTACCGAGAAAAGTGAGGGCCTATCAGCTGCAAGAAGCAAGGCGAATGGTCAATTAA
- a CDS encoding ABC transporter ATP-binding protein, with amino-acid sequence MEKIVEVRDLELSFRTFAGEVKAIRGVNFEVFKGETLAIVGESGSGKSVTTKAIMRLLPESSTEYKKGEIWFGGRDLLAASEKEMQKVRGKDISMIFQDPMTSLNPTMAIGKQIMEPLLKHQNMNKKEVWKKSVELLGLVGMPQPEIRMKQYPHQFSGGQRQRIVIAVALACNPKLLIADEPTTALDVTIQAQILELMKKLQKQIDTAIIFITHDLGVVANVADRVAVMYGGQIVEVGTVDEIFYNPKHPYTWGLLSSMPSLDTEEEQLYAIPGSPPDLLEPPTGDAFALRSEYAMKIDLEKRPPLFKVSDTHYAATWLLHPEAPRVDPPAAIVERMKEFPGSRYYEGQAGGAR; translated from the coding sequence ATGGAGAAGATTGTGGAAGTACGAGATCTGGAGCTTTCCTTCCGTACGTTTGCGGGTGAAGTGAAAGCGATCCGAGGCGTCAATTTTGAAGTGTTCAAAGGGGAGACGCTCGCCATCGTTGGGGAATCAGGTTCCGGTAAATCCGTTACGACGAAAGCGATCATGCGACTGCTGCCCGAATCAAGCACTGAATATAAAAAAGGGGAGATCTGGTTTGGCGGAAGGGACTTGCTCGCGGCTTCCGAAAAAGAAATGCAGAAAGTGCGGGGCAAGGACATCTCGATGATCTTCCAAGATCCAATGACCTCCCTCAATCCGACGATGGCAATCGGCAAGCAAATCATGGAACCACTTTTGAAACACCAGAATATGAACAAAAAAGAAGTATGGAAAAAGTCAGTCGAATTGCTCGGGCTTGTCGGGATGCCCCAACCAGAAATCCGGATGAAGCAATACCCGCACCAATTTTCGGGCGGGCAACGGCAAAGGATTGTCATCGCGGTAGCGTTGGCTTGCAATCCGAAGTTGCTCATAGCAGATGAGCCGACGACCGCTTTGGACGTCACGATTCAGGCACAGATTTTAGAATTGATGAAAAAACTGCAAAAGCAAATCGATACGGCTATTATTTTCATCACCCATGATCTAGGGGTGGTCGCCAACGTCGCGGACCGTGTGGCCGTCATGTATGGTGGACAGATCGTGGAAGTCGGGACCGTCGACGAGATTTTCTATAACCCGAAACATCCGTACACATGGGGCTTGCTCAGTTCGATGCCGTCCTTGGATACGGAGGAAGAGCAATTATATGCAATTCCCGGTTCGCCGCCTGATTTATTGGAACCGCCGACGGGGGATGCGTTCGCTCTTCGAAGTGAGTATGCAATGAAGATTGATTTGGAGAAAAGACCGCCGCTTTTCAAGGTGAGCGACACCCATTATGCCGCCACATGGCTGCTCCATCCGGAAGCGCCGCGAGTGGATCCTCCGGCTGCCATCGTGGAACGGATGAAAGAATTCCCGGGCAGCCGATACTATGAAGGACAGGCGGGAGGTGCGAGATGA
- a CDS encoding lytic transglycosylase domain-containing protein, with translation MDARSIRTLMEINSLQSLGSVQTYAGLSNSSPALFQLMLKDMIQSTSMTDSLSSVSAMTIESATSPESLRYGGMNPIYIPDMSSPVQAHNIVNLPATRQTDASEGAYATIIKQAAEKYNIPEKLIASVIRQESNFNTTVVSRSGAQGLMQLMPGTARFLGVTDSFDPVQNIMGGTKYLRQMLDQFGGNIEHALAAYNAGPGNVKKHGGIPPFKETQQYVKKVLGYFQG, from the coding sequence ATGGATGCACGTTCAATCCGTACATTGATGGAAATCAATTCACTGCAATCCCTTGGAAGCGTCCAAACGTATGCGGGCCTCTCCAATTCTTCACCCGCCCTGTTTCAATTGATGCTCAAGGATATGATCCAAAGCACTTCCATGACTGACTCCTTGTCATCCGTATCGGCCATGACAATCGAATCCGCAACGTCACCAGAATCCTTGCGGTACGGTGGGATGAACCCGATTTACATTCCCGATATGTCCTCTCCCGTACAAGCTCACAATATAGTAAATCTCCCGGCCACGCGACAGACTGACGCAAGTGAAGGCGCATATGCCACTATCATTAAACAGGCAGCTGAGAAATATAATATACCGGAAAAGCTGATCGCTTCGGTCATCCGGCAAGAATCCAATTTCAACACTACAGTGGTAAGCCGGTCAGGTGCTCAAGGGCTGATGCAGCTCATGCCAGGCACTGCAAGATTTCTTGGAGTAACTGATAGTTTTGATCCAGTGCAGAATATTATGGGGGGCACAAAATATTTGCGCCAAATGCTGGATCAATTCGGCGGTAATATCGAACACGCACTCGCCGCCTATAATGCGGGACCTGGAAATGTGAAAAAGCATGGCGGAATTCCTCCGTTCAAAGAAACCCAGCAGTATGTCAAAAAAGTGCTCGGCTATTTTCAGGGGTGA
- a CDS encoding GTP pyrophosphokinase — translation MKEWKEFLQPYKQAVSELKVKLKGLRAQYELEEVHTPVEFVTGRVKPLPSIYDKTLEKGIPFEPSSELAAEIPDIAGLRIMCQFVDDIRTVVDTLRERKDLRVVEERDYIARKKPSGYRSYHMIIEYPVQTIHGEKTIFAEIQIRTLSMNFWASIEHSLNYKYEGEMPEKIRQRLERAAEAAFQLDEEMSQIRDEIQEAQQYFTAYKETANRSYSNKKKRGGQKG, via the coding sequence TTGAAAGAGTGGAAGGAATTTCTACAACCGTATAAACAAGCGGTCTCCGAATTGAAGGTGAAGCTGAAAGGGTTGCGTGCCCAATACGAATTGGAGGAAGTCCACACGCCAGTCGAATTCGTGACTGGCCGAGTCAAACCGCTTCCAAGCATTTACGACAAGACGTTGGAAAAAGGAATCCCTTTTGAGCCGTCGAGTGAGCTCGCCGCCGAAATCCCGGATATTGCAGGTCTCCGTATTATGTGCCAGTTCGTTGATGATATTCGGACCGTCGTGGATACATTGCGGGAACGGAAAGATCTCCGGGTCGTCGAGGAGCGGGATTATATCGCACGGAAAAAGCCGAGCGGTTATCGGTCATATCATATGATCATTGAATATCCGGTGCAAACGATCCATGGGGAGAAGACGATCTTCGCCGAAATCCAGATCCGGACTTTATCGATGAATTTCTGGGCATCCATCGAGCATTCCTTGAACTATAAATATGAAGGCGAAATGCCTGAGAAAATCCGGCAACGGTTGGAGCGTGCCGCAGAAGCGGCCTTCCAGCTGGATGAAGAAATGTCACAAATCCGCGATGAAATCCAAGAAGCGCAGCAATATTTCACGGCCTATAAAGAAACGGCCAACCGGAGTTATTCGAACAAGAAAAAGAGGGGAGGGCAAAAGGGATGA
- a CDS encoding RluA family pseudouridine synthase — MNKPDFRFRLQFEVEEQNILLREFLHSKGISKRTLTALKYEGGALQVNGAERTVRHPLENGDLVTVIFPEERPSEGLRPEDGALSVVYEDEALLILDKPANRSTIPSRDHPDGSIANRVAGKFKKEGVPATVHIVTRLDRDTSGLLCIAKNRHIHHLLSEQFKVQGIYRKYFAVAEGRLPAGGFTIEQPIGRKEGSIIEREVRQDGKYARTDVMLLSHHRVDGEELSFISLVLHTGRTHQIRVHLHWSGHPLAGDDLYGGKRKLIERQALHCGVLRFVHPLTGEEMLFRSEIPADMLQLISTDHGVISRNL, encoded by the coding sequence ATGAATAAGCCCGACTTCCGGTTTCGGCTACAATTCGAAGTGGAAGAACAAAATATACTGTTGCGGGAGTTCCTGCATTCCAAAGGGATTTCAAAAAGGACGTTGACCGCATTGAAATATGAAGGCGGGGCCCTCCAAGTAAACGGCGCGGAGCGTACGGTTCGCCATCCGCTCGAAAATGGCGACCTGGTGACGGTGATTTTTCCGGAGGAGCGTCCAAGTGAAGGGCTTCGACCTGAAGACGGAGCCCTTTCCGTCGTTTATGAAGATGAAGCTCTGCTCATTTTAGACAAGCCTGCAAACCGGAGCACGATACCGTCGAGGGACCACCCGGACGGCTCCATTGCCAATCGGGTGGCCGGAAAATTCAAAAAGGAAGGGGTTCCGGCAACGGTCCACATTGTCACGCGCTTGGACCGGGACACGTCGGGATTGCTTTGCATTGCAAAAAATCGCCATATTCATCATTTGTTAAGCGAACAGTTCAAAGTGCAGGGCATTTACCGGAAATATTTTGCGGTTGCAGAAGGGCGTCTTCCGGCAGGCGGATTCACAATCGAGCAACCGATCGGACGGAAAGAGGGAAGTATAATTGAAAGGGAAGTCCGACAAGATGGGAAATATGCGAGAACGGATGTCATGTTGCTTTCCCATCACCGGGTAGATGGGGAAGAACTTTCATTCATTTCCCTTGTCCTGCATACGGGAAGGACGCATCAAATCCGGGTCCATCTGCATTGGTCCGGGCATCCATTGGCGGGGGATGATCTATATGGAGGTAAGAGAAAATTGATCGAGCGGCAGGCATTGCACTGCGGGGTGTTGAGGTTCGTTCATCCACTAACAGGAGAAGAAATGCTATTCCGAAGTGAAATCCCCGCAGACATGCTGCAACTTATCAGCACGGATCATGGTGTCATCAGTCGAAATCTGTAA
- the pepF gene encoding oligoendopeptidase F produces MTSESKNKVLTREEVKEEETWRLEDIFETDEAWEQEYKAIEEFLKKADSYKGTLRNGAEALYDALTYRDKLSEKLRRLYTYAHLKADQDTTNSFYQALDSRAKTLYVKVSTALSFFLPELLSIDEEELDRLVDSHKGLQLYKQEFREINTQRPHVLPAEQESLIAQLAEVTGNPAETFNMLNNADLTFPMVKDESGEEAELSHGRYIRFLESDDPSVREGAFKAMFSKYKEFQNTFASTLSGSVKGHNVNARIRNYGSAREAAMSNNHIPETVYENLVSTINKNVHLLQRYVALRKKVYGLDELHMWDLYAPLIKEANTKITYPEAEETMLKSFQPLGEDYVSIVKEGLENRWVDVRENKGKRSGAYSSGSFGTNPYILMNWQDNINNLFTLAHEFGHSVHSYYSRKNQPFIYSGYSIFVAEVASTVNEAILNDYLLKTTEDEQKRIYLLNYWLDGFRGTVFRQTMFAEFEHLIHQLDQQGVALTSEKLTEEYYALNKKYFGDDLVVDEEIGLEWARIPHFYYNYYVYQYATGYSAAVALSHQILTEGEPAVDRYINNFLKAGSSDYPIEVLKKAGVDMTSAAPIEEACRVFEERLNELESLLLK; encoded by the coding sequence ATGACAAGTGAATCAAAGAACAAAGTATTGACCCGGGAGGAAGTCAAGGAGGAAGAGACATGGCGCCTCGAGGATATATTCGAAACGGACGAGGCTTGGGAGCAGGAATACAAAGCGATCGAAGAATTTTTGAAAAAGGCGGACTCTTATAAAGGCACGCTCCGTAATGGCGCGGAAGCCTTATATGATGCGTTGACATACCGGGATAAATTATCCGAAAAATTGCGACGGCTTTATACGTACGCGCATTTAAAGGCGGATCAGGATACGACGAACAGTTTCTATCAAGCGCTGGATAGCCGGGCGAAAACACTGTACGTGAAAGTGTCGACTGCGCTCTCCTTCTTCTTGCCGGAGCTTCTGTCCATCGATGAGGAAGAGCTGGACCGCTTAGTGGATTCCCATAAAGGACTTCAACTATATAAGCAGGAATTCCGGGAAATCAACACCCAACGGCCACATGTGCTTCCTGCTGAACAGGAGTCGCTCATTGCCCAATTGGCAGAGGTGACAGGAAACCCGGCCGAAACATTCAATATGCTGAACAATGCCGATTTGACGTTTCCGATGGTCAAGGACGAGAGTGGGGAAGAGGCCGAATTATCCCATGGCCGCTATATCCGATTTTTGGAAAGTGACGACCCTAGCGTCCGAGAAGGGGCCTTCAAGGCAATGTTCTCGAAGTATAAAGAGTTCCAGAATACCTTCGCCTCGACATTATCCGGTTCGGTGAAAGGCCATAATGTCAACGCCCGGATCCGCAACTACGGTTCCGCACGCGAAGCCGCCATGTCGAATAACCATATCCCTGAAACGGTATATGAAAACTTGGTGTCGACGATCAATAAGAATGTCCACTTGTTGCAACGCTACGTAGCGCTGCGGAAAAAGGTGTATGGACTGGATGAACTGCATATGTGGGATCTATACGCACCGCTCATTAAGGAAGCCAATACGAAAATCACTTACCCGGAAGCGGAAGAGACGATGCTGAAAAGCTTCCAGCCGCTCGGCGAAGACTATGTGTCGATTGTCAAGGAAGGGTTGGAGAACCGCTGGGTCGATGTCCGGGAGAATAAAGGGAAGCGATCGGGTGCCTACTCCTCGGGTTCATTCGGCACGAATCCATACATTCTGATGAACTGGCAAGACAATATTAATAATTTGTTCACGTTAGCTCATGAATTCGGGCATAGCGTTCACAGCTATTACTCCCGGAAGAATCAGCCGTTCATTTACAGCGGCTATTCCATTTTCGTCGCGGAAGTCGCCTCCACAGTGAATGAAGCGATTCTGAATGATTATTTATTAAAAACGACTGAGGACGAACAGAAACGGATCTATCTCCTCAATTACTGGCTCGATGGATTCCGGGGAACGGTTTTCCGTCAGACGATGTTTGCTGAATTTGAGCATTTGATCCACCAATTGGATCAGCAAGGCGTCGCATTGACGTCGGAGAAGCTGACGGAAGAGTACTATGCGTTGAACAAAAAGTATTTTGGCGATGACTTGGTCGTAGATGAGGAAATCGGCTTGGAATGGGCCCGGATCCCTCACTTCTATTATAATTACTATGTGTACCAATACGCGACAGGTTATAGCGCGGCCGTGGCCCTCAGCCATCAGATTCTGACAGAAGGGGAGCCGGCGGTCGATCGTTATATTAATAATTTCTTGAAAGCAGGATCCTCCGATTACCCGATCGAAGTGCTGAAAAAGGCGGGTGTCGACATGACAAGCGCCGCCCCAATCGAAGAAGCATGCCGAGTCTTCGAAGAAAGACTGAACGAACTGGAATCCCTATTGCTGAAATGA
- a CDS encoding globin domain-containing protein produces the protein MTRKPLIPYEEIGAEKLSDLIDRFYEKVAKHPDLYPIFPDDLTETARKQKQFQTQYLGGPNLYTEEHGHPMMKARHMPFPITPVRAEAWLSCMSEAMDEVGLEGPFREMYYKRLVMTAHHMVNRIGEDRP, from the coding sequence ATGACTCGAAAACCTTTGATCCCTTATGAGGAGATCGGTGCGGAAAAGTTGTCGGATCTAATCGATAGATTTTATGAGAAAGTTGCAAAGCACCCGGACCTGTACCCGATTTTCCCAGATGACCTGACGGAAACAGCACGGAAACAAAAACAATTTCAAACTCAATATTTAGGTGGACCTAATTTATATACGGAAGAACACGGCCATCCGATGATGAAAGCACGCCATATGCCTTTTCCCATCACGCCGGTGCGGGCAGAGGCGTGGCTTTCCTGTATGTCGGAAGCAATGGATGAAGTGGGACTCGAAGGGCCCTTTCGGGAGATGTACTACAAGCGCCTCGTCATGACTGCACACCATATGGTCAATCGTATCGGGGAGGATCGTCCGTGA